The proteins below come from a single Bombyx mori chromosome 7, ASM3026992v2 genomic window:
- the LOC101746017 gene encoding microtubule-associated proteins 1A/1B light chain 3C isoform X2, which translates to MSRQCRANNKKMWQTQRDPNGSEIIIRKEEVMAIKSKFPTKIPLIVERYHKERNLPTLDKKKFLVPEDITMSQFLVIIRNRIRVKPNQALYLIINNRSMLSMSLTMAQAYENYGDEDGFLYITYASQEVFGYQDDMQEKSNREVEAIRHRFPNKVPLYVTRYVRDREVPVLGRTKFLVPQELTMSQFLYIIRTKMKLRDSQALYLLVNDKVLASHSMTMAQAYQQFRSHDGYLHITYAAQQVFG; encoded by the exons ATGTCACGTCAATGCCGagcgaacaacaaaaaaatgtggcAGACCCAGCGTGATCCTAACGGCTCTGAAATCA TTATCCGAAAAGAAGAAGTAATGGCAATCAAGAGTAAATTCCCCACCAAAATACCA ctaATCGTTGAGCGATATCATAAAGAGAGAAATCTGCCAACactggacaaaaaaaaatttttagtcCCGGAAGATATCACCATGTCTCAGTTTTTGGTTATCATCAGAAACAGGATCAGAGTCAAACCTAACCAA GCTTTATACCTAATCATCAATAACAGGTCGATGTTAAGTATGAGCCTCACAATGGCGCAAGCCTACGAAAACTATGGGGATGAAGATGGATTCCTTTACATCACCTACGCCTCTCAAGAGGTGTTCGGCTACCAGGATG ATATGCAGGAAAAATCGAACCGCGAAGTAGAAGCCATTAGACACCGCTTCCCTAATAAAGTCCCG CTGTACGTGACCAGATACGTAAGAGATCGTGAGGTGCCAGTATTAGGGAGAACAAAGTTCTTAGTGCCACAGGAACTCACAATGTCGCAGTTTCTGTACATTATAAGAACAAAGATGAAACTCCGCGATTCACAG GCATTGTACTTGCTTGTGAACGACAAAGTTTTGGCGAGCCACAGTATGACGATGGCGCAGGCGTACCAGCAGTTCCGCTCTCACGATGGCTACCTGCATATCACTTATGCAGCACAACAAGTCTTCGGATGA
- the LOC101746017 gene encoding microtubule-associated proteins 1A/1B light chain 3C isoform X1: MELNFITTLIKHDVNHNVKQCFKSKKPFIIRKEEVMAIKSKFPTKIPLIVERYHKERNLPTLDKKKFLVPEDITMSQFLVIIRNRIRVKPNQALYLIINNRSMLSMSLTMAQAYENYGDEDGFLYITYASQEVFGYQDDMQEKSNREVEAIRHRFPNKVPLYVTRYVRDREVPVLGRTKFLVPQELTMSQFLYIIRTKMKLRDSQALYLLVNDKVLASHSMTMAQAYQQFRSHDGYLHITYAAQQVFG, encoded by the exons ATGGAGCTAAATTTTATAACAACATTAATCAAACACGATGTTAATCACAACGTGAAACAGTGTTTCAAATCCAAAAAGCCATTTA TTATCCGAAAAGAAGAAGTAATGGCAATCAAGAGTAAATTCCCCACCAAAATACCA ctaATCGTTGAGCGATATCATAAAGAGAGAAATCTGCCAACactggacaaaaaaaaatttttagtcCCGGAAGATATCACCATGTCTCAGTTTTTGGTTATCATCAGAAACAGGATCAGAGTCAAACCTAACCAA GCTTTATACCTAATCATCAATAACAGGTCGATGTTAAGTATGAGCCTCACAATGGCGCAAGCCTACGAAAACTATGGGGATGAAGATGGATTCCTTTACATCACCTACGCCTCTCAAGAGGTGTTCGGCTACCAGGATG ATATGCAGGAAAAATCGAACCGCGAAGTAGAAGCCATTAGACACCGCTTCCCTAATAAAGTCCCG CTGTACGTGACCAGATACGTAAGAGATCGTGAGGTGCCAGTATTAGGGAGAACAAAGTTCTTAGTGCCACAGGAACTCACAATGTCGCAGTTTCTGTACATTATAAGAACAAAGATGAAACTCCGCGATTCACAG GCATTGTACTTGCTTGTGAACGACAAAGTTTTGGCGAGCCACAGTATGACGATGGCGCAGGCGTACCAGCAGTTCCGCTCTCACGATGGCTACCTGCATATCACTTATGCAGCACAACAAGTCTTCGGATGA